CTCCGCGGACTCCGCGTCGCGCGCCCGCTTCGCGGCGTACGCCGCGGCGGCGTCGCGCACCCATGCGCCGTCCTCGTGCGCCTGCCGCCTGCGGCCTGTCCGCTGCTCGTTGCACGGCCCGTTCCCCCGGAGGACCTCCTTGAACTCCGTCCAGTCGATGGCACCGAAGTCGTGCTGTCCCCGCTCCTCGTTCCAGCGCAGGTCGGGGTCCGGGAGGGTCAGGCCCAGGACCTCGGCCTGCGGCACGCAGATGTCGACGAAGCGCTGGCGCAGCTCGTCGTTCGAGTGGCGCTTGATCTTCCAGGCCATGGACTGCGCCGAGTGCGCCGACTCGTCGTCGGGCGGGCCGAACATCATCAGCGACGGCCACCACCAGCGGTCGACCGCGTCCTGCGCCATCGCGCGCTGCCCCGGGGTGCCGTGCGCGAGGGTGTGGAGCAGCTCGTACCCCTGGCGCTGGTGGAAGGACTCCTCCTTGCAGATGCGGACCATCGCGCGCGCGTACGGGCCGTAGGAGCAGCGGCACAGCGGCACCTGGTTGATGATCGCGGCGCCGTCCACGAGCCAGCCGATGGCACCGACGTCGGCCCAGGTGAGCGTGGGGTAGTTGAAGATCGAGGAGTATTTCTGGCGGCCGGCGTGCAGCTTGTCCAGCAGCTCGTCCCGGCCGGTGCCCAGGGTCTCGGCGGCGCTGTAGAGATACAGGCCGTGGCCCGCCTCGTCCTGCACCTTGGCGAGCAGGATCGCCTTGCGGCGCAGGGAGGGGGCGCGCGTCAGCCAGTTCGCCTCCGGCTGCATGCCGATGATCTCGGAGTGCGCGTGCTGGGCGATCTGGCGCACGAGCGTCGCGCGGTAGGCGTCCGGCATCCAGTCGCGCGGCTCGATGCGCTCGTCCGCGGCGATCTTCGCCTCGAATGCGGCGGTGGCCTGCGGCGCGGCTTCCGCAGTGCCCGTGCCCATACGGGATCGGGGACCCGGCTCGGCTCCCGGCCCGCGGCCTCTTTCGCTGATCGTCTCCGGCATCTCGGCTCCCGTGCCCTCCCTACCGACCGATCGTTCGGTTCCATGCTCCTTGCCCGGCCTTACCCTGTCAAGGTCGGTTTCTGCGCCCGTACACTGCGCGGAGGCGGTCGGGGTGGGTAGCGTGCCGGTCCTAAGGACCGGAGGAGACGGGAGCCCGGGGGTTATGGAATCGCGCCAGCCGGACGAGAGCCGCGCCGGCATACCCGACGGCGGGGGCGTCACGGGGGCGGAAGCGGCGGCGCAGGCGGAGCCCGCGGAGGGCGGGGCGGCGGCCTCGCCGCGGCCGGTGCTCGGCGTCGCCGGGCTGTCGCCGGTCTCGCGGATCATCGTCGCCCTGGCCATCGCGGTGCTGGTCGGCGTCGTCACCGTGCACCTGGGCGCGGGCTTCCTGCACGTCGCCCCGGCCAACACGCTCAGCAAGAAGCACGACGAGACGATCGACCGCATCGTCTTCCCCGAGTTCGAGCAGAACTGGCGGCTCTTCGCGCCCAACCCGCTGCAGACGAACATCCACGTCGAGGTACGCGCCCAGTTGCGGATGCCCGGCGGCGACACCGAGGAGACCGGCTGGGTCGACCTCACCGCCATGGACCACGAGAACATCAGGGGCAACCCGGCCCCCAGCCACACCGTGCAGAACGAACTGCGCCGCGGCTGGGACTACTGGACCGACACCCACGACGAGGACAACCGCGCCATCTCCGACCGCGCCGACCTCGCCGAGGACTACGTCAAGCGCATCGTGATGCGGCGCCTGGGCCCGGTGCTGAACGAGGGCCGGGTCGAGAAGATCCAGCTCCGGCAGACCAGCCGCCGGATCGCGCCGCCGCCGTGGAGCAGCGAGCAGTGGGACACCGCGCCGGTCTACCGGGAGCTGCCGTGGTGGATCGTCACGGGGGAGGACCTGATGGAGAGCGACCGTGAGGTGTGGGAGGAGAGCGCCCAGTGACCTCGGCACCGCACACACCCCCCACGCCCCCGAAGGTGCCCTCGGCGAGCGAGCTGCGCCGGCGCTT
The Streptomyces sp. CNQ-509 DNA segment above includes these coding regions:
- a CDS encoding DUF5819 family protein; translated protein: MESRQPDESRAGIPDGGGVTGAEAAAQAEPAEGGAAASPRPVLGVAGLSPVSRIIVALAIAVLVGVVTVHLGAGFLHVAPANTLSKKHDETIDRIVFPEFEQNWRLFAPNPLQTNIHVEVRAQLRMPGGDTEETGWVDLTAMDHENIRGNPAPSHTVQNELRRGWDYWTDTHDEDNRAISDRADLAEDYVKRIVMRRLGPVLNEGRVEKIQLRQTSRRIAPPPWSSEQWDTAPVYRELPWWIVTGEDLMESDREVWEESAQ
- the paaA gene encoding 1,2-phenylacetyl-CoA epoxidase subunit PaaA yields the protein MGTGTAEAAPQATAAFEAKIAADERIEPRDWMPDAYRATLVRQIAQHAHSEIIGMQPEANWLTRAPSLRRKAILLAKVQDEAGHGLYLYSAAETLGTGRDELLDKLHAGRQKYSSIFNYPTLTWADVGAIGWLVDGAAIINQVPLCRCSYGPYARAMVRICKEESFHQRQGYELLHTLAHGTPGQRAMAQDAVDRWWWPSLMMFGPPDDESAHSAQSMAWKIKRHSNDELRQRFVDICVPQAEVLGLTLPDPDLRWNEERGQHDFGAIDWTEFKEVLRGNGPCNEQRTGRRRQAHEDGAWVRDAAAAYAAKRARDAESAEAAA